One genomic segment of Helianthus annuus cultivar XRQ/B chromosome 14, HanXRQr2.0-SUNRISE, whole genome shotgun sequence includes these proteins:
- the LOC110884108 gene encoding 54S ribosomal protein L37, mitochondrial has product MAMNCIKSLRNLPVTSGLGASRTFAAGAKAKKGKGGAAADAPKQSTLSKEVKSTTVVGANILKDGTDPKILPDSEYPDWLWHLLDKKPALSELRRKNIETLPYEDLKRFVKLDNRARIKENNTTKAKN; this is encoded by the coding sequence ATGGCAATGAACTGCATCAAGTCATTGAGAAATCTTCCTGTTACAAGTGGATTAGGAGCTTCTAGAACATTTGCTGCCGGGGCTAAAGCCAAGAAAGGCAAGGGTGGGGCCGCTGCCGATGCTCCAAAACAGTCAACTTTAAGCAAAGAAGTCAAGTCAACAACTGTTGTCGGGGCAAACATTCTTAAAGATGGAACCGACCCTAAAATACTACCTGATTCTGAATACCCGGATTGGCTATGGCATCTTCTGGACAAGAAACCGGCTTTGAGTGAGCTTAGAAGGAAAAATATAGAAACTCTTCCTTATGAAGACCTAAAGCGGTTTGTGAAGCTCGATAATCGGGCAAGAATCAAAGAAAACAACACTACCAAGGCCAAGAACTGA
- the LOC110933996 gene encoding uncharacterized protein LOC110933996 — protein MLAKWWWRFKIEKDNTWRKVIWSIHKNARSWSFIPAKPTIPGPWKQVVRVEKDIADFCVNLSSFFMATVGNGEEVSFWKEFWHFEGILSTEYPALFALERVKNVKLADRITETGGTVSFQFCWMRVPSTADEISELNRLTVSLSSLSLSNSADSWSWTLEESGVFQYEYEESTDHLFALCSLVHQVWDYVLQWCRIPPTFFFGVKDVLNMHKEMRGSRKWKKAVYTITQTGIWCIWKARNDLTFNGKSANVDRLVEEIKIMSFLWLKNRTKIGALTREKWRVFDISCIGI, from the exons ATGTTAGCGAAATGGTGGTGGCGCTTTAAGATAGAAAAAGACAATACTTGGCGAAAGGTTATTTGGAGCATACACAAAAATGCGAGATCTTGGTCATTCATTCCGGCAAAACCAACGATTCCGGGCCCGTGGAAACAAGTCGTGAGAGTAGAAAAAGACATTGCAGATTTTTGTGTGAATTTATCAAGCTTCTTTATGGCTACAGTGGGCAATGGGGAAGAAGTATCATTCTGGAAAGAATTTTGGCATTTTGAGGGGATACTAAGCACTGAGTATCCAGCCTTATTTGCTCTTGAACGGGTGAAAAACGTGAAACTTGCGGACCGAATCACAGAGACTGGTGGTACAGTGTCCTTTCAGTTCTGCTGGATGCGAGTACCATCGACTGCTGATGAAATCTCAGAGCTGAACAGGTTAACTGTTTCGCTCAGCTCTTTATCGCTTTCGAACTCAGCGGACAGTTGGTCTTGGACGTTGGAGGAGTCGGGCGTTTTTCAGTACGAA TATGAAGAGTCCACGGACCACCTTTTTGCTTTATGTTCTCTAGTGCATCAGGTTTGGGATTATGTGCTTCAATGGTGTCGAATCCCTCCGACGTTCTTCTTTGGGGTGAAAGATGTGTTAAATATGCACAAGGAAATGCGAGGATCTAGAAAGTGGAAGAAGGCGGTATACACGATCACCCAAACGGGTATTTGGTGTATTTGGAAGGCTCGGAACGATTTAACTTTCAATGGTAAGAGTGCAAATGTGGATAGGTTGGTTGAAGAAATAAAGATTATGTCTTTTTTATGGTTAAAGAATCGGACGAAGATCGGTGCGTTGACCAGGGAGAAATGGAGAGTTTTTGATATCTCATGTATAGGAATATGA